A window of the Natrinema salifodinae genome harbors these coding sequences:
- a CDS encoding nuclear transport factor 2 family protein: MADSEPEAMVRKYYELVDAGRYDDLVELFTEDVRYERPGQGAIEGREALRAFYEDERPLEEGSHEVRDLVVDGDAIAVHGSFAGRQAGEDVTFGFADFHELNDDGDAIARRYTFTDRDEV, encoded by the coding sequence ATGGCCGATTCGGAGCCGGAAGCGATGGTACGGAAGTACTACGAACTCGTCGACGCGGGCCGGTACGACGATCTGGTCGAACTGTTCACGGAAGACGTTCGCTACGAGCGTCCCGGCCAGGGAGCGATCGAAGGCCGGGAGGCACTCCGGGCGTTTTACGAGGACGAGCGGCCGCTCGAGGAGGGCAGTCACGAAGTCCGCGATCTCGTCGTCGACGGCGACGCGATCGCCGTCCACGGCTCGTTCGCCGGTCGCCAGGCCGGCGAAGACGTCACGTTCGGGTTCGCCGATTTCCACGAATTGAACGACGATGGCGACGCCATCGCCCGCCGCTATACGTTCACGGATCGCGACGAGGTGTGA
- the citE gene encoding L-malyl-CoA/beta-methylmalyl-CoA lyase, which produces MSDDIRLCRTFQTAPAAVPKDDSAKYLVSALTAEGFQAPDWLVPDMEDGTAPDMKAEGLENTIEKVPQHDFPGEIWPRVEWSYEDETYREKGRDQIDRLVAEIGDEIDGVVVPKVGRLEDVRRAAEVVAETEAEHGYADGSIGLSIIVETGRARSDLRKIAMFGEDSRLTGLVFGPVDYTAELGGRDLGDGRPRWDGLLEAMSNEASAAGLVSIGGPFDDLFKERAGLTFYNADDYADQVEHEARLGLDGSWSLHPKQTTQANTVHMPTPEELERDVRKIERFNEAKREGTGAVTIDGQMVDEATFKNFVNTVRTVRAIDEMRSGQTEAYYDGDLLERALDLDLSYR; this is translated from the coding sequence ATGAGCGACGACATCCGACTCTGCCGCACGTTCCAGACCGCACCGGCCGCCGTTCCGAAAGACGACTCGGCGAAGTACCTCGTCTCGGCCCTCACGGCCGAGGGATTTCAGGCGCCCGACTGGCTCGTCCCCGACATGGAGGACGGGACGGCCCCCGACATGAAAGCCGAGGGGCTTGAGAACACGATCGAGAAAGTCCCCCAGCACGACTTCCCCGGCGAGATCTGGCCCCGCGTCGAGTGGAGCTACGAGGACGAGACCTATCGCGAGAAGGGCCGCGACCAGATCGACCGGCTCGTCGCCGAAATCGGCGACGAGATCGACGGCGTCGTCGTCCCGAAGGTCGGCCGCCTCGAGGACGTCCGCCGCGCCGCCGAGGTCGTCGCCGAAACCGAGGCCGAACACGGCTACGCCGACGGCTCGATCGGCCTCTCGATCATCGTCGAGACTGGCCGCGCCCGCTCGGATCTCCGCAAGATCGCGATGTTCGGCGAGGACTCCCGGCTAACCGGACTCGTCTTCGGCCCGGTCGACTACACCGCCGAACTCGGCGGCCGCGACCTCGGCGACGGTCGCCCGCGCTGGGACGGCCTCCTCGAGGCCATGTCCAACGAGGCCAGCGCGGCCGGCCTGGTCTCCATCGGCGGCCCCTTCGACGACCTGTTCAAGGAGCGGGCCGGGCTGACGTTCTACAACGCCGACGACTACGCCGACCAGGTCGAACACGAGGCCCGCCTGGGACTGGACGGCTCGTGGTCGCTCCACCCCAAGCAGACGACCCAGGCCAATACGGTCCACATGCCGACGCCCGAGGAACTCGAGCGCGACGTCCGCAAGATCGAGCGGTTCAACGAGGCCAAGCGGGAGGGGACCGGCGCGGTCACCATCGACGGCCAGATGGTCGACGAGGCGACGTTCAAGAACTTCGTGAACACGGTCCGGACGGTTCGGGCGATCGACGAGATGCGGTCCGGCCAGACCGAAGCGTACTACGACGGGGACCTGCTCGAGCGCGCGCTCGATCTGGACCTGTCGTATCGGTAG
- the mch gene encoding 2-methylfumaryl-CoA hydratase yields the protein MTDWTDPDAFAQALDRADTKEKGNYFERFEEGDVIEHDPGLTLTRWGNEQWMGQTLNHDPAYWRSDAAEARGFDEPPIHPDYLTAATLGITVEDLSEKGGYFLGRTDVRFPGAPVYAGTELRVESEVVNTATSSSRPQYGIVSWRTRGTDAETGEVLCSYERTNMIPRRDPVETDGGSAAAAEEEEGENGPDLPAEFVTPAGGHFEDFVAALEEAEDRDAAVAYRHERGRTQDAVTVASLPLSTLNTAKQHHNVDVMADSPSGDIVTYGDVTRSTALGHARSDEATWREVGFDDESFHTFVAAGDTVYAFTRVLEAADSVEKLSTSSQTSSENAAATDRAGAVRFEHIAFNQDDEPVYSGTRTAEIRKRSP from the coding sequence ATGACTGACTGGACCGATCCCGACGCGTTCGCACAGGCGCTCGACCGGGCCGACACTAAGGAGAAGGGCAACTACTTCGAGCGCTTCGAGGAAGGGGACGTCATCGAACACGATCCCGGCCTCACGCTCACGCGGTGGGGCAACGAGCAGTGGATGGGCCAGACGCTCAACCACGATCCGGCCTACTGGCGCAGCGACGCCGCCGAGGCGCGTGGCTTCGATGAGCCGCCGATCCACCCGGACTACCTCACCGCCGCGACGCTGGGGATCACCGTCGAGGACCTCAGCGAGAAGGGCGGCTACTTCCTCGGCCGCACCGACGTGCGGTTCCCGGGCGCGCCCGTCTACGCGGGCACCGAACTCCGCGTCGAGAGCGAGGTCGTGAACACGGCGACCTCGAGTTCCCGGCCCCAGTACGGCATCGTCTCCTGGCGCACCCGCGGGACGGACGCCGAGACTGGCGAGGTGCTGTGCTCCTACGAGCGCACGAATATGATCCCGCGGCGCGACCCTGTCGAGACCGACGGCGGCAGCGCTGCGGCCGCCGAGGAGGAAGAGGGAGAGAACGGCCCCGACCTCCCCGCGGAGTTCGTCACGCCGGCGGGCGGCCACTTCGAGGACTTCGTCGCCGCCCTCGAGGAGGCCGAAGACCGCGACGCCGCGGTCGCCTACCGCCACGAGCGCGGCCGCACGCAGGACGCCGTCACCGTCGCCTCGCTGCCGCTCTCGACGCTCAATACGGCCAAACAGCACCACAACGTCGACGTGATGGCCGACTCGCCGTCGGGCGATATCGTCACCTACGGCGACGTCACCCGCTCGACCGCGCTGGGCCACGCCCGCTCCGACGAGGCGACCTGGCGTGAGGTCGGGTTCGACGACGAGTCGTTCCACACGTTCGTCGCGGCGGGCGACACCGTCTACGCGTTCACGCGCGTGCTCGAGGCCGCGGACAGCGTCGAGAAACTCTCGACCAGCTCTCAGACATCGTCCGAGAACGCCGCCGCGACCGACCGGGCGGGCGCCGTCCGGTTCGAGCACATCGCGTTCAACCAGGACGACGAACCCGTCTACTCGGGGACGCGGACCGCCGAGATACGGAAACGATCGCCGTAG
- a CDS encoding methylaspartate ammonia-lyase, translated as MTTEITGIHATPGYAGFFFDDQRAIKRGAQQDGFTYDGEPITDGFDEIRQAGETLIVEVELGDGTVARGDCAAVQYSGAGGRDPLFRAEEYAPVIEGPVADELVGRDATDLLDNAETLEELRVDDDRLHTAIRYGVSQALLSAAAEAATTTRTDVLADALGTDPATEPVPVFGQSGDDRYINTEKMFVKGVPVLPHALINSVEKIGADGKTLLEYVEWLVERSRVLGPDGYEPRFHIDVYGMIGETFGAPYDRDEVVDYFAALEDAADPFPIQIEGPMDAGGRAEQIEAMVELREGLADAGVGVDIVADEWCNTFADVQAFVDAEAADLVQVKTPDLGGIHRSGQAVRYCEGTETRAYLGGTCNETATSARACAHVALATDAAQMLAKPGMGFDEGYMIVENEMRRTIARREREQLPATSDEVTADD; from the coding sequence ATGACAACGGAAATCACAGGCATTCACGCGACGCCCGGCTACGCCGGGTTCTTCTTCGACGACCAGCGCGCGATCAAGCGGGGCGCACAGCAGGACGGCTTCACCTACGACGGCGAGCCCATCACCGACGGCTTCGACGAGATTCGCCAGGCCGGCGAGACGCTCATCGTCGAGGTCGAACTCGGAGACGGCACCGTAGCGCGAGGCGACTGCGCCGCGGTCCAGTACTCCGGCGCCGGCGGGCGCGACCCGCTGTTTCGGGCCGAGGAGTACGCACCCGTGATCGAGGGGCCCGTCGCCGACGAACTCGTCGGTCGCGACGCGACCGACCTCCTCGATAACGCCGAGACGCTCGAGGAACTGCGAGTAGACGACGATCGGCTCCACACGGCGATCCGGTACGGCGTCTCCCAGGCGCTGCTTTCCGCGGCCGCGGAAGCCGCAACGACCACGCGCACGGACGTGCTGGCCGACGCGCTCGGAACGGACCCGGCGACGGAGCCGGTGCCGGTCTTCGGCCAGTCCGGCGACGACCGCTACATCAACACCGAGAAGATGTTCGTCAAGGGCGTGCCGGTCCTGCCCCACGCGCTGATCAACAGCGTCGAGAAGATCGGCGCAGACGGCAAGACCTTACTGGAGTACGTCGAGTGGCTGGTCGAGCGCTCGCGGGTGCTCGGCCCCGACGGCTACGAGCCGCGGTTCCACATCGACGTGTACGGGATGATCGGCGAGACCTTCGGCGCGCCCTACGACCGCGACGAGGTGGTCGACTACTTCGCCGCGCTCGAGGACGCCGCCGATCCGTTCCCGATCCAGATCGAGGGGCCGATGGACGCCGGCGGCCGCGCCGAACAGATCGAGGCGATGGTCGAACTCCGCGAGGGCCTGGCCGACGCCGGCGTCGGCGTCGATATCGTCGCCGACGAGTGGTGTAACACCTTCGCGGACGTGCAGGCGTTCGTCGACGCCGAGGCCGCCGACCTGGTGCAGGTTAAGACGCCCGACCTGGGCGGAATCCATCGGAGCGGCCAGGCGGTCCGTTACTGCGAAGGGACCGAGACCCGCGCGTACTTGGGCGGGACCTGCAACGAGACGGCGACCTCGGCGCGGGCCTGCGCCCACGTCGCGCTCGCGACCGACGCCGCGCAGATGCTCGCCAAGCCGGGGATGGGCTTCGACGAGGGGTACATGATCGTCGAGAACGAGATGCGACGGACGATCGCGCGACGGGAACGAGAACAGTTACCAGCCACCAGTGACGAGGTGACCGCAGATGACTGA
- a CDS encoding methylaspartate mutase subunit E, with protein MIRDERIPSDELRRIDDEIRSNWSTGVDVDFEDAVAYHESLPTHKRFADVLESADKPLLQPRAGVPRLDDQVELLEYLHREGQADLLPTTIDSYTRDNEYEKAQQGLEKARETGDDTLNGFPAVNHGVDGCRELIESIDAPIEVRHGTPDARLLAAITFAGGFQSFEGGPISYNIPYTKRHGLAETIEKWQFVDRLAGAYTERGVRINREPFGPLTGTLVPPSIAIAIMLVEGKLAATQGVRSITLGYGQVGNVVQDVAALNALQKLGDEYLPDEVVVTTVFHEWMGGFPPDEARANGVIGLGGMTAAIARPDKVITKSPQEFQGVPTKEANAAGLRTTRQVIDMAIEQEIDIDGITEEQDLIERETRCLMDTIFEHGDGDVVQGTLKAFDSGALDVPFAPSDSAKGAVLPARDDDGRVRIFEWGDLAMDDDIKEIHKARLSRRADTEGRDQSFRMVADDVDAISDGKLIGRPRTQGDV; from the coding sequence ATGATACGAGACGAACGCATTCCGTCCGACGAGCTACGGCGTATCGACGACGAAATCCGATCGAACTGGTCCACGGGGGTGGACGTCGACTTCGAGGATGCCGTCGCCTACCACGAATCGCTGCCCACACACAAGCGGTTCGCCGACGTCCTCGAATCCGCCGACAAACCCCTGCTCCAACCCCGAGCCGGCGTCCCCCGGCTCGACGATCAGGTAGAACTCCTGGAGTACCTCCACCGGGAGGGCCAGGCGGACCTCTTGCCGACGACCATCGACTCGTACACGCGCGACAACGAGTACGAGAAGGCCCAACAAGGGCTCGAAAAGGCCCGCGAGACGGGCGACGACACCCTCAACGGCTTTCCGGCCGTCAACCACGGGGTCGACGGCTGTCGCGAGCTGATCGAGTCGATCGACGCCCCGATCGAGGTGCGCCACGGCACGCCCGACGCCAGGCTGCTCGCGGCGATCACCTTCGCTGGCGGCTTTCAGAGCTTCGAGGGCGGGCCGATCTCCTACAACATCCCCTACACGAAGCGCCACGGCTTAGCGGAGACTATCGAGAAGTGGCAGTTCGTCGACCGCCTGGCGGGCGCGTACACGGAGCGGGGCGTGCGGATCAACCGCGAGCCGTTCGGCCCGCTGACGGGGACGCTGGTCCCGCCGTCGATCGCCATCGCGATCATGCTGGTCGAGGGGAAACTCGCCGCCACGCAGGGCGTGCGCTCGATCACGCTCGGCTACGGTCAGGTCGGCAACGTCGTGCAGGACGTGGCCGCCCTGAACGCCTTACAGAAGCTGGGCGACGAGTACCTCCCCGACGAGGTCGTCGTCACGACGGTCTTCCACGAGTGGATGGGCGGGTTCCCGCCGGACGAGGCCCGCGCCAACGGCGTGATCGGCCTCGGCGGGATGACCGCCGCCATCGCCAGGCCGGACAAGGTCATCACTAAGTCGCCCCAGGAGTTCCAGGGCGTCCCGACCAAGGAGGCCAACGCCGCCGGCCTGCGCACCACGCGCCAGGTCATCGACATGGCGATCGAACAGGAGATCGACATCGACGGCATCACGGAGGAACAGGATCTCATCGAACGCGAGACACGGTGTCTGATGGACACGATCTTCGAGCACGGCGACGGCGACGTCGTTCAGGGGACGCTGAAGGCGTTCGATTCCGGCGCGCTCGACGTCCCCTTCGCCCCCAGCGACAGCGCGAAGGGCGCGGTCCTACCGGCCCGCGACGACGACGGTCGCGTCCGAATCTTCGAGTGGGGCGATCTCGCGATGGACGACGACATCAAGGAAATTCACAAGGCCAGGCTCTCGCGGCGCGCCGACACCGAGGGCCGCGACCAGTCGTTCCGGATGGTCGCGGACGACGTCGACGCGATCAGCGACGGCAAGCTCATCGGCCGCCCGCGGACACAGGGTGACGTCTAA
- the glmS gene encoding methylaspartate mutase subunit S, translating to MVLDTMSRTVVLGVIGSDAHVVGITILEQALSAAGFTVVNLGVQTSQAEFAEAAVAHDAEAVLVSSLYGHAEQDCQGFHRVLEDAGVDAVTYIGGNLAVGQDDFEHTRRQFRELGFDRVFDSETDPEEAIAALREDLRISPPESERATISS from the coding sequence ATGGTTCTGGATACGATGTCCCGAACGGTCGTCCTCGGCGTGATCGGCTCCGACGCCCACGTCGTCGGCATTACGATCCTCGAGCAAGCCCTCAGTGCAGCCGGTTTCACCGTCGTCAACCTCGGCGTTCAGACCTCCCAAGCGGAGTTCGCCGAGGCGGCGGTAGCGCACGACGCCGAGGCCGTACTGGTCTCGTCGCTCTACGGGCACGCCGAGCAGGACTGTCAGGGATTCCACCGCGTCCTCGAGGACGCGGGCGTCGACGCGGTCACCTACATCGGCGGCAACCTCGCCGTCGGGCAAGACGACTTCGAGCACACCCGGCGGCAGTTCCGGGAGCTCGGATTCGACCGCGTCTTCGACTCCGAGACGGACCCCGAGGAGGCGATCGCCGCACTCCGCGAGGACCTTCGGATCAGCCCACCCGAGTCGGAGCGAGCGACCATCAGTTCGTAG
- the mct gene encoding succinyl-CoA:mesaconate CoA-transferase: MGALSNLRVLDLTQVLAGPYCTMLLADLGADVVKIERPGGDLIRSNPPFVDDPEAEAYGGYFQSVNRGKKSIELDFGDEDDRADFLSLVEEADVVVENYRAGTMEKYDLGYETLRERNPQLIYSSIRGFGDPRTGETDRQGQPSFDLIAQALGGVMEITGQADGPPTKVGPGIGDLFTATLNCIGILAAVNHRAQTGEGQYVDTGMYDSMLSFTERAVYQQSYTDEPPTRQGNSHPTLFPYNAFETADGYAVVAAFNDNHWAALCEAMDRPDLAEAYPTAADRLANREALREELAAWAADRTNEELVGTLEGRVPAAPVQNTEEIFDDPHVHARDMLVPVEQPGADADVEIAGTPIKMTETPPRPRGRAPLLDEHREEILDEAAVETKSDAEDADVDPDSETTADD; encoded by the coding sequence ATGGGAGCGCTTTCGAATCTTCGCGTGCTGGACCTAACCCAGGTCCTCGCGGGGCCGTACTGTACGATGCTACTCGCGGATCTCGGCGCGGACGTCGTCAAGATCGAACGGCCCGGCGGCGACCTCATCCGGTCGAACCCGCCGTTCGTCGACGACCCCGAGGCGGAGGCCTACGGGGGCTACTTCCAGAGCGTCAACCGCGGGAAGAAGAGCATCGAACTCGACTTCGGCGACGAGGACGACCGCGCGGACTTCCTCTCGCTCGTCGAGGAGGCCGACGTCGTCGTCGAGAACTACCGCGCGGGCACGATGGAGAAGTACGATCTCGGCTACGAGACGCTCCGCGAGCGCAACCCGCAGCTGATCTATTCCTCGATCCGCGGCTTCGGCGACCCGCGCACGGGCGAGACCGACCGCCAGGGCCAGCCCTCCTTCGACCTCATCGCGCAGGCGCTGGGCGGCGTCATGGAGATCACCGGCCAGGCGGACGGCCCGCCGACGAAGGTCGGCCCCGGGATCGGCGACCTCTTCACCGCGACGCTGAACTGCATCGGTATCCTCGCGGCGGTCAACCACCGCGCACAGACCGGCGAGGGCCAGTACGTCGACACCGGGATGTACGACTCGATGCTCAGCTTCACCGAGCGCGCCGTCTACCAGCAGTCCTACACCGACGAGCCGCCGACGCGCCAGGGCAACTCCCACCCGACGCTGTTCCCCTACAACGCCTTCGAGACGGCCGACGGCTACGCCGTCGTCGCCGCGTTCAACGACAACCACTGGGCCGCCCTCTGCGAGGCGATGGACCGCCCGGACCTCGCCGAGGCGTACCCGACGGCCGCGGACCGCCTGGCGAACCGCGAGGCGCTCCGCGAGGAACTGGCCGCCTGGGCGGCCGACCGCACGAACGAGGAACTCGTCGGGACGCTCGAGGGCCGCGTCCCGGCCGCGCCGGTCCAGAACACCGAGGAGATCTTCGACGACCCGCACGTCCACGCCCGGGACATGCTTGTGCCGGTCGAACAGCCGGGTGCCGACGCGGACGTCGAGATCGCGGGCACGCCGATCAAGATGACCGAGACGCCGCCCCGCCCCCGCGGTCGCGCGCCGCTGCTGGACGAACACCGCGAGGAAATTCTGGACGAGGCGGCGGTCGAGACCAAGTCCGACGCCGAAGACGCGGACGTCGATCCCGACTCCGAGACGACGGCCGACGACTGA
- a CDS encoding DUF5785 family protein translates to MSSDWPVDPDGEEGSEGMRKYDMRIIADKVDEEEDFPLNRDEFVAEYGEYPIRINHEKIVAMREIFEYVDEEEFETILDMHKAVGNAMREGNFWKYHPQGKDPEKIRA, encoded by the coding sequence ATGAGCAGCGACTGGCCAGTCGATCCCGACGGCGAGGAGGGCAGCGAGGGCATGCGCAAGTACGACATGCGGATCATCGCGGACAAGGTCGACGAGGAGGAGGACTTCCCGCTCAACCGCGACGAGTTCGTCGCGGAGTACGGCGAGTATCCGATTCGGATCAACCACGAAAAGATCGTCGCGATGCGTGAAATCTTCGAGTACGTCGACGAGGAGGAGTTCGAGACGATCCTCGACATGCACAAGGCCGTCGGGAACGCCATGCGCGAGGGGAACTTCTGGAAGTACCACCCACAGGGCAAGGATCCAGAGAAGATCCGCGCGTAA
- a CDS encoding GTP cyclohydrolase III has translation MTNTQVTLVQIDNYGPWTVTPEPRREADLQTMQSRLYADVSQFVGNRGGYTFFTRFDNMIAVTNGLSMEDHALLQETIGNRYPVTLSLGVATGRTPVQALSDATARVQEAGSAQDKSRRECLEGRTIEDPHRTDDDVQIAHFDVINATGQYTDELNAFDTFIEIEQGYAELMRHMRYAHDSLSFFVGGDNVIVVCPDLAAGDYEDAIYHVEEAVDVELQVGVGRGESAHEAGYAAKHALETCRADGTRVELDFD, from the coding sequence GTGACTAACACGCAGGTGACGCTCGTTCAGATCGACAACTACGGGCCGTGGACGGTAACACCCGAACCCCGTAGAGAGGCCGACCTCCAGACCATGCAGTCTCGGCTGTACGCGGACGTCTCCCAGTTCGTGGGTAACCGCGGCGGCTACACCTTCTTCACTCGCTTCGACAACATGATCGCCGTCACGAACGGGCTCTCGATGGAGGATCACGCGCTCCTCCAGGAGACGATCGGCAACCGCTATCCCGTAACGCTCAGCCTCGGCGTCGCGACCGGGCGGACGCCCGTCCAGGCGCTGTCCGACGCGACCGCACGGGTTCAGGAGGCCGGCAGCGCACAGGACAAGAGCCGACGGGAGTGTCTCGAGGGCCGAACCATCGAAGACCCCCACCGGACCGACGACGACGTCCAGATCGCCCACTTCGACGTGATCAACGCGACCGGCCAGTACACGGACGAACTCAACGCCTTCGACACCTTCATCGAGATCGAGCAGGGGTACGCCGAACTCATGCGCCACATGCGCTACGCCCACGACAGCCTCTCCTTTTTCGTCGGCGGCGACAACGTCATCGTCGTCTGCCCGGATCTCGCGGCGGGCGACTACGAGGACGCCATCTACCACGTCGAGGAGGCCGTCGACGTCGAACTGCAGGTCGGCGTCGGCCGCGGCGAGAGCGCCCACGAGGCTGGCTACGCCGCGAAACACGCCCTCGAAACGTGCCGGGCCGACGGGACCAGGGTCGAACTCGACTTCGACTGA
- a CDS encoding CBS domain-containing protein, translating to MESELSVRDVLASEYVGVSESDTALSVVRLMREERTSCALVLRGTEPVGIVTEWDVLGLVAAEREPAETTVDEVMTTPVIAVDPDRSLTDVATTMARENIRNIVVEDEAGIRGLVTQRDVIAAASSFQATMTPSRSGEPPVDRERAIADSAAPRAPAENADAGVLPNGGDEYTTQGVCETCGSLADELWDANGQLVCSDCRTV from the coding sequence ATGGAATCGGAACTGTCCGTCAGGGACGTCCTGGCGAGCGAATACGTCGGCGTCAGCGAATCTGATACCGCCCTGAGCGTCGTCCGGCTCATGCGCGAGGAACGGACGAGTTGCGCGCTCGTCCTCCGCGGCACGGAACCCGTCGGAATCGTGACCGAGTGGGACGTACTCGGCCTGGTCGCCGCCGAGCGCGAGCCGGCCGAGACGACCGTCGACGAGGTGATGACAACGCCGGTCATCGCGGTCGACCCCGATCGGTCGCTCACCGACGTCGCGACCACGATGGCCCGCGAGAACATCCGCAACATCGTCGTCGAGGACGAGGCCGGCATCCGCGGCCTGGTCACCCAACGCGACGTCATCGCCGCCGCGAGCTCGTTCCAGGCGACGATGACGCCGTCCCGCTCGGGCGAGCCGCCGGTCGACCGCGAGCGCGCGATCGCCGACTCGGCGGCGCCCCGCGCTCCCGCGGAGAACGCCGACGCCGGCGTGCTACCCAACGGCGGCGACGAGTACACGACGCAGGGCGTCTGCGAGACCTGTGGCTCGCTCGCGGACGAGCTCTGGGACGCCAACGGGCAACTGGTCTGCTCGGACTGCCGGACGGTGTAG
- a CDS encoding phosphoglycerate kinase — protein sequence MIATLDDLDVEGTTVGVRVDVNSPIDDDGTLADDARLRAHVDTLSELLDRGGRVAVLAHQGRPGGDDFVSLDPHADRLSELLGRPVDYVDATFSAAAREAVSDLENGDCLVLENTRFYSEEYMEFDPERAARTHLVEGLEPVLDAYVNDAFAAAHRSQPSLVGLPTALPSYAGRVMETELDVLGSIEATPEPRVYVLGGAKVPDSIDVAWSVLENDLADHVLTAGVVGNVFLIADGVDLGDASSDFIYDQGYWDEIDRAADLLDAYGDRIALPRDVAVARDDERYELGVNALPPEEGESAMDVGESTLEYYQRILDDAETVILNGPAGVFEDDRFQTGTRRLYGAATDVSTSIVGGGDTASALRRLGVEGFSHVSTGGGAALRMLTAESLPAVSALENAPEQPAADD from the coding sequence ATGATCGCGACCCTCGACGACCTGGACGTCGAAGGGACTACCGTCGGTGTCCGCGTCGACGTCAATAGTCCGATCGACGACGACGGCACGCTCGCGGACGACGCCCGTCTACGCGCCCACGTCGACACCCTCTCGGAACTGCTCGATCGCGGGGGCCGCGTCGCCGTCCTGGCCCATCAGGGCCGGCCCGGCGGCGACGACTTCGTCTCCCTCGACCCCCACGCGGATCGCCTCTCGGAACTGCTCGGCCGCCCCGTCGACTACGTCGACGCAACCTTCTCCGCGGCCGCTCGCGAGGCCGTCAGCGACCTCGAGAACGGCGACTGCCTCGTCCTCGAGAACACCCGCTTCTACAGCGAGGAGTACATGGAGTTCGACCCCGAGCGGGCCGCCCGAACCCACCTCGTCGAGGGCCTCGAACCCGTCCTCGACGCCTACGTCAACGACGCCTTCGCCGCGGCCCACCGCTCGCAACCTTCGCTGGTCGGGCTCCCGACCGCCCTGCCCAGCTACGCCGGCCGCGTGATGGAGACCGAACTCGACGTGCTGGGATCGATCGAAGCGACCCCCGAACCGCGGGTCTACGTCCTCGGCGGCGCGAAGGTGCCCGACTCGATCGACGTCGCCTGGTCCGTCCTGGAGAACGACCTGGCCGACCACGTCCTCACCGCGGGCGTCGTCGGCAACGTCTTCCTCATCGCGGACGGTGTCGACCTGGGCGACGCCAGCTCCGATTTCATCTACGATCAGGGCTACTGGGACGAGATCGACCGGGCCGCCGACCTGCTGGACGCCTACGGCGACCGGATCGCGCTCCCGCGGGACGTGGCCGTCGCCCGCGACGACGAGCGCTACGAACTCGGCGTCAACGCCCTCCCGCCGGAAGAGGGCGAGTCCGCGATGGACGTCGGCGAGTCGACGCTCGAGTACTACCAGCGGATCCTCGACGACGCAGAGACGGTCATCCTCAACGGACCCGCTGGCGTCTTCGAGGACGACCGCTTCCAGACGGGGACCCGACGGCTGTACGGTGCCGCCACGGACGTCTCGACGAGCATCGTCGGCGGCGGCGACACCGCCTCGGCCTTGCGTCGACTCGGCGTCGAGGGCTTCTCCCACGTCAGCACCGGTGGCGGGGCCGCCCTGCGGATGCTCACCGCCGAATCACTGCCCGCCGTAAGCGCACTCGAGAATGCCCCCGAGCAACCCGCGGCCGACGATTGA
- a CDS encoding GNAT family N-acetyltransferase, protein MPPSNPRPTIDIEPAARGDLDALADMWVRLARDQRTYGSAIRADANRETMRETLAAHQVNDGLLVARLGGRGARAGTATATATGTETDSIVGFVSFSIERGSLDLDTTRGLLSNIYVDPAYRDRGIGAALLEAAEDALAERGADVMLLEVMADNEAARRFYRRQGYDSFRVTMGRPLEERDDRGDRSENDTHSKEDG, encoded by the coding sequence ATGCCCCCGAGCAACCCGCGGCCGACGATTGACATCGAACCCGCTGCGCGGGGCGACCTCGACGCCCTCGCGGACATGTGGGTTCGGCTCGCTCGCGACCAACGCACGTACGGGTCGGCCATCCGCGCCGACGCCAACCGCGAGACGATGCGCGAGACGCTCGCGGCCCACCAGGTCAACGACGGCCTGCTCGTGGCCCGTCTCGGGGGTCGAGGAGCGAGAGCGGGAACGGCAACGGCAACAGCAACGGGGACTGAAACCGATTCCATCGTCGGCTTCGTCTCGTTCTCGATCGAACGGGGCTCCCTCGACCTCGACACCACCCGCGGCCTGCTCTCGAACATCTACGTCGATCCCGCCTACCGCGACCGCGGCATCGGCGCCGCGCTGCTCGAGGCCGCCGAGGACGCCCTCGCCGAGCGGGGCGCCGACGTCATGCTACTCGAAGTGATGGCCGACAACGAGGCCGCCAGGCGATTCTATCGCCGCCAGGGGTACGATTCGTTCCGAGTGACGATGGGGCGGCCGCTGGAGGAACGCGACGATCGCGGCGATCGCAGCGAAAACGATACACACTCAAAGGAGGACGGCTAA